One window from the genome of Oryctolagus cuniculus chromosome 1, mOryCun1.1, whole genome shotgun sequence encodes:
- the LOC138846067 gene encoding tripartite motif-containing protein 43-like encodes MLHPVPHEDERRHTQTLIKEWNKIFQQLKKSKAKMILKKKQLRKMCKELMKMYHQPDGELLQDLGDMLTRIIEYVKHQFLILSSRCESLQQPVPQPVNPELKAQPVTGLIDRLRHFQVEISFDNEITNYVMLLGHVRRLMFGQDNQDTSPHSDDISDYFAAWGDQNFTSGKHYWELEVNDSWDWALGVCKDSSIRKKGTLIGSEDIFLLLCMKEDNHYRILTTSPMFPHYVEKPMSRVGVFLDFENGSVSFVNVAKSSFIWRYPAGSFNFPVRPLFFTGCA; translated from the exons ATGCTGCATCCAGTTCCCCATGAAGATGAAAGACGACACACTCAGACACTTATAAAGGAATGGAATAAGATTTTCCAACAGCTTAAGAAAAGCAAAGCCAAAATGATTCTAAAGAAGAAACAgctaagaaaaatgtgcaaagaactGATGAAAATGTACCATCAACCAGATGGGGAGCTGCTCCAG GATTTGGGAGACATGTTAACAAG AATTATTGAGTATGTGAAACAtcaatttcttattctttcttctaGGTGTGAGTCACTACAGCAGCCTGTGCCCCAGCCTGTGAACCCAGAGCTCAAGGCTCAACCTGTCACTGGGCTGATAGACAGGCTCAGGCACTTCCAAG TGGAAATTTCCTTCGATAATGAAATAACCAATTATGTCATGCTCCTTGGCCATGTGAGAAGGTTAATGTTTGGACAGGACAATCAAGACACATCTCCACATTCTGATGACATCTCTGACTATTTTGCTGCCTGGGGAGACCAGAACTTCACCTCTGGGAAACATTACTGGGAGCTGGAAGTGAATGACTCTTGGGACTGGGCTCTAGGAGTCTGCAAGGATTCCAGCATCAGGAAGAAGGGCACACTGATTGGATCTGAGGACATATTTCTTCTTCTGTGTATGAAGGAGGATAATCATTACAGAATCTTAACCACTTCCCCAATGTTTCCTCACTATGTAGAGAAACCTATGAGCAGAGTTGGTGTGTTTCTTGATTTTGAAAATGGAAGTGTGAGTTTTGTGAATGTTGCTAAAAGTTCCTTCATATGGAGGTACCCTGCCGGCTCCTTCAATTTCCCTGTCAGGCCCCTTTTTTTCACTGGCTGTGCATGA